In the genome of Candidatus Zixiibacteriota bacterium, one region contains:
- a CDS encoding HAMP domain-containing protein, translating to MTFTSRIRVYLLLVAVLPSLAILAAIYFQTSKQIEQADHRRIQENLLQFERIQVILQSNLVQRVLSLRDAPFLMRTKALVRSGRADQIDLGHKPAGLDFMEVLDINYRVLASHHRPGLIGNLIKEDIHPLQRSMFLPVIATVEYDAEGVHAAWTLVDHLGDGLLLYTGQYVDEQYTSLMSEILEADIRCVFNDSARELRNRMESGQLYALNGQFRARLSGPLDDEFEVVADFQSQDPPPIFGTLLLLVGLVALLSVGVALVLGWYITGRARREITNLTNATARIADGDFDTAVMAYEEGEFSQLADAFTDMTIRLRNIRRELSTAEKIAAWQIMGRKIAHEIKNPLTPIAISTDDLRRSYNENLEDFPRILDETTGTIKTEVARLTTLLDQFVSFARMKPATPIDTSLKRLIADLTSLYRAETADGRLRIACDVTGDVVHLDPEAIGQVLINLVKNGLEAGSQSGVVVTIVDSGETLKVIITDTGPGFANEIIQAGIQPYLSTKKDGSGLGLVICERIVHDHGGTLEIGNLKKEGAEVTILLPQDDGKDTDH from the coding sequence ATGACATTCACCAGCCGCATCCGCGTTTATCTGCTGTTGGTGGCGGTATTGCCGTCGCTGGCAATTCTGGCTGCCATCTATTTCCAGACCTCCAAACAAATAGAGCAGGCCGATCATCGACGGATCCAGGAAAACCTGTTACAGTTCGAACGCATTCAAGTCATCCTCCAGTCCAACTTAGTGCAAAGAGTTCTCTCCCTAAGGGACGCGCCATTTCTCATGCGGACCAAAGCGCTAGTGAGATCCGGCCGAGCCGATCAGATCGATCTGGGACACAAACCTGCCGGGCTGGATTTCATGGAAGTGTTGGACATAAACTACCGGGTGCTGGCCAGTCATCACCGACCCGGACTGATTGGCAATCTCATCAAAGAGGATATCCATCCGCTGCAAAGATCGATGTTCCTTCCGGTGATCGCGACCGTTGAATACGATGCCGAAGGTGTCCATGCTGCCTGGACTTTGGTGGACCACCTTGGAGATGGCCTACTACTATATACGGGCCAATACGTGGATGAACAATACACGAGCCTGATGTCCGAGATACTTGAGGCTGATATCCGCTGCGTCTTCAACGACTCCGCCCGGGAGTTGCGGAACAGAATGGAGTCTGGACAACTCTACGCCCTTAATGGCCAATTCCGGGCTCGATTGAGTGGCCCACTCGACGACGAATTCGAGGTAGTGGCCGACTTCCAATCGCAAGATCCTCCACCTATCTTCGGTACGCTCTTGTTGCTGGTGGGTCTGGTGGCGCTATTGTCCGTCGGTGTGGCTCTGGTCCTGGGGTGGTACATCACCGGTCGCGCCCGGCGAGAAATAACCAACCTGACCAATGCTACCGCCCGCATCGCTGACGGCGATTTTGATACGGCTGTCATGGCCTACGAGGAGGGCGAATTTTCCCAACTGGCTGATGCCTTCACCGATATGACAATCAGGCTCCGTAATATCCGCAGAGAATTATCCACGGCCGAGAAGATTGCCGCCTGGCAAATCATGGGACGCAAGATCGCCCACGAAATCAAGAATCCGCTCACCCCAATCGCGATCAGTACGGATGACCTGCGACGATCGTACAATGAAAACCTTGAGGACTTCCCCCGGATTCTGGATGAAACCACTGGCACAATAAAAACCGAAGTCGCCCGCCTGACCACGCTACTGGACCAGTTTGTTTCTTTTGCTCGCATGAAACCGGCCACACCCATAGACACATCGCTCAAACGACTTATTGCCGACCTCACCTCATTGTATCGAGCTGAAACGGCCGATGGCCGACTGCGGATTGCCTGTGACGTTACTGGTGATGTTGTACATCTAGACCCGGAAGCTATCGGGCAGGTATTGATAAACCTCGTCAAGAACGGTTTGGAAGCAGGATCCCAATCTGGGGTGGTTGTAACCATTGTAGATAGCGGCGAGACCCTCAAAGTAATTATCACCGACACAGGACCCGGCTTTGCGAATGAGATCATCCAGGCCGGCATTCAGCCCTATCTGTCCACCAAGAAAGACGGCAGCGGCCTGGGGTTGGTTATCTGCGAGCGTATAGTTCACGACCACGGCGGCACGTTGGAAATTGGTAACCTTAAAAAAGAAGGAGCGGAAGTAACAATCTTACTTCCGCAAGATGATGGCAAAGATACTGATCATTGA
- a CDS encoding sigma-54 dependent transcriptional regulator, whose translation MMAKILIIDDEKNIRNSLKSALQRRGHEITTACSFAEGSKHLDTDYDLILLDIMLGDGNGLELLKQFLKKNRRHMVVMISGHADVDMAVGAIRAGAYDFIEKPISLDRVLVTIDNATRTSRLRAETGRLASLVYGEFIGQSPPVVQMKKDITRAAGKTSRFLILGENGTGKELVAHMIHRAGNRADGPFVEVNCAALPSELVESELFGHVKGAFTGASTARKGRFVEASGGSIFLDEISEMSLDAQAKILRAIESSQITPVGSDKSVTVDANIIAASNRNLEDMVTDQTFRQDLLYRLNVVQFQLPPLRERRDDIPLLASHFLKRFAHETGSITRTLSTAAINTLTAYDYPGNVRELKNLMERVNIYCDCQKIGPSDLKPLMPPVQENTVRPLKEAVTEFEQSYIENILQRNNGNMTESARQLGLERSHLYKKIKKYK comes from the coding sequence ATGATGGCAAAGATACTGATCATTGATGACGAAAAGAATATTCGCAATTCTTTGAAATCAGCCCTTCAACGCCGCGGTCATGAAATAACGACCGCCTGCTCATTCGCTGAGGGAAGCAAGCACCTGGACACCGACTATGATTTGATCCTGCTGGACATCATGCTTGGTGACGGCAACGGATTGGAGTTGCTGAAACAATTTCTCAAGAAGAATCGTCGTCACATGGTCGTAATGATCTCAGGTCACGCCGATGTTGATATGGCAGTGGGGGCGATTCGAGCAGGAGCGTATGATTTCATTGAAAAACCGATTTCGCTCGACCGCGTCCTGGTAACAATTGACAACGCTACCCGAACCAGTCGTCTCAGGGCCGAGACCGGACGGCTAGCCTCTCTGGTTTACGGTGAGTTCATTGGTCAATCGCCGCCTGTAGTTCAGATGAAGAAGGACATCACTCGCGCCGCAGGCAAAACAAGTCGGTTTCTGATTCTGGGCGAAAACGGTACCGGCAAGGAATTGGTGGCCCACATGATCCACCGCGCCGGCAACCGGGCCGATGGTCCCTTTGTGGAGGTAAACTGTGCCGCACTGCCATCCGAATTGGTTGAGTCGGAACTGTTCGGTCATGTCAAAGGGGCTTTTACCGGGGCAAGTACAGCCCGAAAGGGGCGTTTTGTCGAGGCCTCAGGCGGATCAATCTTCCTCGATGAAATCAGTGAGATGTCCCTTGATGCTCAAGCCAAAATACTTCGCGCCATCGAATCAAGTCAGATCACACCCGTTGGTAGCGACAAGAGCGTCACCGTCGACGCCAACATCATTGCCGCCTCCAATCGCAATCTGGAAGATATGGTCACCGATCAGACTTTCCGGCAAGACCTTCTATATCGTCTCAACGTAGTTCAGTTTCAGCTCCCTCCCCTGCGGGAACGCAGAGATGATATTCCTCTGTTGGCCTCTCATTTTCTCAAGCGCTTCGCCCATGAAACCGGCTCAATTACCAGAACTCTTTCGACGGCGGCAATCAATACCCTGACCGCTTATGACTACCCCGGTAATGTTCGTGAACTGAAGAACCTGATGGAGCGGGTCAATATATACTGCGACTGCCAAAAGATCGGACCATCCGACCTAAAGCCTCTCATGCCTCCTGTGCAGGAAAATACTGTGAGACCGCTCAAAGAAGCCGTTACTGAATTTGAACAGAGCTACATCGAGAACATTCTGCAACGCAACAATGGCAACATGACTGAATCCGCCCGCCAACTCGGCTTGGAACGCTCGCACCTGTATAAGAAGATCAAGAAATACAAATAG
- a CDS encoding adenine phosphoribosyltransferase — translation MSQIKKYIRSIPDFPKPGICFYDITTLLQNAEGFKLALDEMEKYVRSCKPDSLVAIESRGFIFGAALADRMNFGVVTARKPGKLPSKTVSAEYALEYGTDSLELHADALQKGERVVVVDDLIATGGTLQAACSLVEKLGGEVVGVSAVIDLSFLPWREKMSAYDVNCLISFDSE, via the coding sequence ATGTCTCAAATCAAGAAATACATTCGATCCATCCCTGATTTCCCCAAGCCGGGAATATGTTTCTATGACATCACTACTCTGCTTCAGAATGCCGAGGGTTTCAAACTCGCGCTTGATGAGATGGAAAAGTACGTGAGGTCGTGCAAACCCGATTCATTGGTAGCCATAGAATCTCGAGGGTTCATTTTCGGTGCGGCGCTTGCTGATAGGATGAATTTTGGCGTTGTTACCGCACGCAAACCAGGGAAACTGCCCTCTAAGACAGTCAGTGCTGAGTATGCCCTCGAATATGGTACCGACAGCCTCGAACTCCACGCCGATGCCCTTCAAAAAGGGGAGCGGGTAGTGGTGGTTGATGACCTGATTGCTACTGGCGGAACATTACAGGCGGCTTGCTCACTGGTCGAGAAATTGGGCGGCGAAGTTGTTGGTGTCTCGGCCGTCATTGATCTCAGTTTCTTGCCCTGGCGGGAGAAAATGTCCGCCTATGATGTCAACTGTCTGATCTCCTTCGATTCCGAATAA
- a CDS encoding acylphosphatase → MSSVGAELRIEGFVQGVGYRYFCLVHARNLDLTGWVKNNPDGSVLALVEGDRSRVESLIVELKIGPSSAVVKDISIKWLDLTGQYSDFKVKS, encoded by the coding sequence ATGAGTTCGGTCGGGGCTGAGTTGCGGATCGAGGGATTCGTACAGGGCGTTGGCTATCGGTATTTTTGCCTCGTTCATGCTCGTAATCTTGATCTTACCGGCTGGGTGAAAAATAACCCCGACGGGTCGGTGTTGGCGTTGGTTGAAGGAGACCGCAGTAGGGTTGAGTCGCTTATTGTTGAATTGAAAATTGGCCCGAGTAGTGCAGTGGTAAAAGATATCTCAATCAAGTGGCTCGATCTTACGGGCCAGTACTCCGATTTCAAAGTTAAATCCTGA
- a CDS encoding TIGR00725 family protein produces the protein MDVNRKPVVAVVGAGKCSKKLRDIAAVIGKYVAEQGGVIVCGGMGGVMEGAARGAKEAGGVTIGILPTQDKNDANEFIDYVIPTGFGEARNIMVIRSADGVVALPGKYGTLSEMAFALQMKKPLVSVSAWKLGDEIRHVETPEEAAKLVMELIEEAQ, from the coding sequence GTGGATGTAAACAGGAAACCAGTTGTCGCCGTAGTTGGCGCAGGAAAATGTTCCAAGAAACTCAGAGATATTGCCGCTGTTATTGGCAAGTATGTCGCTGAACAGGGCGGTGTTATTGTCTGTGGAGGTATGGGTGGCGTTATGGAAGGAGCTGCCCGCGGTGCCAAAGAGGCCGGGGGTGTGACTATCGGGATACTCCCCACTCAGGATAAGAATGACGCCAACGAGTTCATCGACTATGTTATCCCCACTGGTTTTGGTGAGGCTCGTAATATCATGGTTATCCGGAGTGCCGATGGCGTCGTGGCGTTGCCCGGCAAGTATGGCACTCTCTCGGAGATGGCCTTCGCTCTTCAGATGAAAAAACCTCTGGTGTCGGTATCTGCCTGGAAACTCGGTGATGAAATCCGCCATGTCGAGACTCCGGAGGAAGCCGCCAAATTGGTCATGGAGTTGATCGAGGAAGCCCAATGA